A stretch of the Clostridiales bacterium genome encodes the following:
- a CDS encoding CocE/NonD family hydrolase: MKEIENVWIPLSDGTRLAARVWRPVDGTAGPVPAVLEYLPYRKDDCTALDDAMRHPYFAAHGYASVRVDLRGTGSSDGLLAGEYLAQEHDDALEVIEWLAEQPWCDGSVGMIGYSWGGFNALQVAARRPPRLRAIITHASTDDRYRDDCHYMGGCLLASDMLKWAASMLTYPIQPPDPRFAGPRWREMWMHRLVNAPHLARDWISHQRRDAFWKHGSVAEEYGAIECPVMVVGGWADAYTNAVPRLLEHLDVPRLGLIGPWGHMFPYEGVPGPAIGFLHEAVRWWDHWLKGIDNDVMDEPLLRAWIEEWVAPATFHATRPGRWVAEERWPPALVSTSAYRLTSRGTLSAGESAHKTPGEPAWPELLLPSNQECGQAAGVWCANGGPDEIAGDQRPDDERSLTFTTQPLDAPLDVLGHPVVRVRVRVDQPLALIAVRLEDVAPDGSSLLVSWGMLNLTHREGHESPVACVPNAQMDVRIESRVCGYRFSAGHRIRLALSPTYWPHAWPSPEPLEMRVAVDGPSSLELPVRDSKADAGRAEPAFEPPEVAAAQSPHANTGTEPPVPGRTRTVTVEDGTHTITDRERRARTIPATGARYTESSSDVYVITEGKPLSATVRCARETRSESTDLTWSVRVISEMTCDARYFHVTETYAANENERLVYERRRAYRIPRDFV, encoded by the coding sequence GTGAAGGAGATCGAGAACGTCTGGATCCCGCTCTCCGATGGGACGCGTCTTGCGGCGCGCGTCTGGCGCCCGGTTGACGGCACGGCTGGCCCCGTCCCTGCCGTGCTCGAGTACCTGCCGTACCGCAAAGACGACTGCACCGCTCTCGACGACGCCATGCGCCACCCGTACTTCGCCGCACACGGGTACGCCTCGGTCCGGGTCGACCTCCGCGGAACGGGATCCTCTGATGGACTGCTCGCCGGCGAGTATCTCGCCCAGGAACACGATGACGCGCTCGAAGTGATCGAATGGCTCGCCGAGCAACCCTGGTGCGACGGCTCAGTAGGCATGATCGGCTACTCGTGGGGCGGATTCAACGCACTCCAGGTCGCCGCCCGCCGCCCACCGCGGCTCAGAGCTATCATCACGCACGCCTCAACCGACGACCGCTACCGCGACGACTGCCACTACATGGGTGGCTGCCTGCTCGCTTCCGACATGCTCAAGTGGGCCGCCTCGATGCTCACCTACCCGATCCAGCCGCCCGACCCGCGTTTCGCGGGACCCCGGTGGCGCGAGATGTGGATGCACCGGCTCGTAAACGCCCCCCATCTCGCCCGCGACTGGATCTCGCACCAGCGGCGTGACGCGTTTTGGAAGCACGGCTCCGTCGCCGAGGAGTACGGCGCGATCGAGTGCCCGGTCATGGTCGTAGGCGGGTGGGCCGACGCGTACACCAACGCCGTGCCGCGCCTGCTCGAACACCTCGACGTCCCGCGGCTCGGGCTCATCGGCCCGTGGGGTCACATGTTTCCCTACGAGGGCGTCCCTGGCCCGGCGATCGGATTCTTGCACGAAGCGGTGCGGTGGTGGGATCACTGGCTCAAAGGCATCGATAACGACGTGATGGACGAGCCGCTTCTGCGCGCTTGGATAGAAGAGTGGGTGGCGCCCGCGACGTTTCACGCCACCCGTCCCGGACGTTGGGTAGCCGAGGAACGCTGGCCTCCGGCGCTGGTAAGCACCTCCGCCTACCGTCTCACCTCCCGCGGGACGCTATCCGCCGGCGAGAGCGCGCACAAAACTCCCGGCGAGCCCGCCTGGCCTGAGCTCTTGCTTCCCAGCAATCAGGAGTGCGGACAAGCCGCGGGCGTGTGGTGCGCGAACGGCGGTCCGGACGAAATCGCCGGTGACCAGCGTCCAGACGACGAGCGTTCGCTCACCTTCACTACACAGCCGCTCGACGCGCCGCTCGATGTGCTCGGACACCCGGTCGTACGCGTGCGCGTGCGTGTGGACCAGCCGCTGGCGCTCATCGCGGTGCGGCTCGAAGATGTGGCGCCCGATGGGTCGTCACTCCTCGTGAGCTGGGGCATGCTGAATCTCACGCACCGCGAAGGTCACGAGTCACCGGTCGCGTGCGTGCCAAACGCCCAGATGGACGTACGCATCGAGTCGCGAGTGTGCGGCTACCGCTTTTCCGCAGGCCACCGCATCCGGCTCGCTCTGTCCCCCACGTACTGGCCGCACGCGTGGCCGTCGCCGGAACCACTCGAGATGCGGGTGGCCGTAGACGGACCGAGCTCTCTGGAGCTTCCCGTACGCGACAGCAAAGCGGACGCCGGACGCGCCGAACCAGCCTTCGAGCCGCCAGAAGTCGCCGCAGCGCAAAGCCCGCACGCAAACACGGGTACCGAGCCGCCGGTCCCGGGACGCACGCGGACCGTCACTGTCGAAGATGGCACGCACACGATCACCGACAGGGAGCGGCGCGCGCGGACCATCCCCGCAACGGGCGCTCGCTATACCGAGTCAAGCAGTGACGTCTACGTAATCACCGAGGGCAAACCTCTCTCGGCGACCGTGCGCTGCGCCCGCGAGACGCGCAGCGAGTCAACGGATCTGACCTGGAGCGTGCGAGTGATAAGCGAGATGACGTGCGACGCCAGGTACTTCCACGTGACCGAGACGTACGCGGCGAACGAGAACGAACGTCTCGTGTACGAGCGCCGACGCGCATACCGCATACCGCGCGACTTCGTGTGA